A genomic window from Lycium barbarum isolate Lr01 chromosome 4, ASM1917538v2, whole genome shotgun sequence includes:
- the LOC132636493 gene encoding uncharacterized protein LOC132636493 isoform X1 translates to MMENLLLVREPESEKYQEILQNQTQTQSEVDQCQAYYEAAGGVKKRRIYGLGSQAQIYYRLNLRSSSASDATSSVPPPNAQLAVTGNLDELVTRLIPALTDSIIPELTDRLLPIIIERVRGLSPSVSSQTDTPNDHPSFMAPIVPAPVTANIDQVHALVSGDDRGSPVSH, encoded by the exons ATGATGGAAAATCTTTTGTTGGTGAGAGAGCCCGAATCG GAAAAATATCAAGAAATACTACAAAATCAGACACAGACTCAATCTGAAGTTGATCAATGTCAAGCCTATTACGAAGCTGCAGGAGGGgtaaagaaaagaagaatatatggtcttggatctcaAGCACAAATATATTACCGGCTGAATCTTCGTTCCTCTTCTGCTTCTGATGCTACATCCTCAGTACCACCTCCGAATGCTCAACTAGCAGTGACTGGAAATTTGGATGAGTTAGTGACACGATTAATTCCTGCACTGACTGATAGCATCATTCCTGAACTGACTGATCGCTTGCTTCCTATAATTATTGAGCGAGTACGTGGATTGAGTCCTTCTGTCTCTTCTCAGACAGACACTCCTAATGACCATCCATCATTTATGGCACCTATAGTTCCAGCTCCAGTTACTGCCAACATTGATCAAGTTCATGCATTGGTTTCTGGTGATGATCGTGGCTCTCCAGTCTCTCATTAG
- the LOC132636492 gene encoding serine/threonine-protein phosphatase 7 long form homolog: MFTFFRQNKHRSFIENIHLCRYFCFMAENNTYQMDPGPLDSSVLNEQLTHRSQDNVILNTRRCDGNFWDFVKDHPIDTRVLEVIRLSGLYGVYRSHRPTIDRSLITSLVERWRPETHTFHFRTGEATITLQDVEVLYGLPVNGDPVLGNELARSTEDWKDICQRLLGFSPLPGDFKKNSLKVSELNQHMLRHPKLLDTATQDMVNQKARCYMFWMIAGMMKADTSGSNLKLMYLPMLEDVNTIGSYSWGSATLASLYHYLCKASQAKQHEIAGFLPLLQVYLKILIKVLTVFIKKKTCFRDGF; encoded by the coding sequence ATGTTCACATTTTTTAGGCAAAACAAGCATAGAAGTTTCATAGAAAATATTCACTTGTGTAGGTATTTTTGTTTTATGgcggaaaataatacatatcagaTGGATCCGGGTCCACTCGACTCGTCTGTATTGAATGAACAACTCACCCATAGGTCACAGGATAATGTGATTTTGAATACAAGGAGATGCGATGGAAATTTTTGGGACTTCGTAAAGGACCATCCAATTGATACACGAGTCTTGGAAGTGATTAGACTATCGGGATTGTACGGTGTTTACAGATCTCATCGACCTACTATTGATCGTAGTTTGATTACTTCATTAGTTGAAAGATGGCGTCCTGAAACTCATACGTTCCACTTTAGGACGGGAGAAGCGACAATCACCTTGCAAGACGTAGAGGTGTTGTATGGCTTACCCGTGAATGGTGATCCAGTACTTGGGAATGAGTTGGCGAGGAGCACAGAGGATTGGAAAGACATTTGTCAAAGATTATTAGGTTTTAGTCCACTTCCTggagactttaaaaaaaatagccTCAAGGTATCGGAACTTAATCAACACATGCTACGTCATCCAAAATTACTTGACACGGCAACACAAGATATGGTCAATCAGAAGGCTAGATGttatatgttttggatgattGCTGGTATGATGAAGGCGGATACATCTGGAAGTAATTTGAAGCTTATGTACTTACCTATGCTTGAGGACGTCAACACAATAGGATCTTACAGTTGGGGTAGTGCGACTCTAGCAAGCTTGTATCACTATCTTTGTAAGGCCTCACAGGCTAAGCAACATGAGATAGCGGGATTCCTACCACTACTACAGGTATAcctaaaaatattaataaaagtattaactgtatttataaaaaaaaaaacttgttttagGGACGGATTTTAG
- the LOC132636489 gene encoding serine/threonine-protein phosphatase 7 long form homolog, whose product MFWMIAGMMKADTSGSNLKLMYLPMLEDVNTIGSYSWGSATLASLYHYLCKASQAKQHEIAGFLPLLQVWAWERITVLRPQILAQRDANTGLPRGPRATRWFAHFSWTDTTQYVLKVFRDALDSMTEDQFIWEPYSDELIESLPDYCRVGRNIWRARVTIFCWDVVEVHLPDRVMRQFGMIQEIPPTPFAFDPTHFNHDRRGRPNTNWELEHAQWLPFWHQRLRYVINAPVNHESLRYDDPYLVWFRRITRLVIGNPTSRPQRQQGYVPNATVYEAMVRYIHSVVDKAKSLGDQPLFEEFYMFRAMVRSEVEKCLTYVHEADRIHLQADYKKDGVHADHIRPSVRRRGKGGVAGRRERAIKRDQVSIEMDEMRQEDAQAVPEDDLVTTNCDISSTSRGDTHEFTQASAMTYQPTTT is encoded by the exons ATGTTTTGGATGATTGCTGGTATGATGAAGGCGGATACATCTGGAAGTAATTTGAAGCTTATGTACTTACCTATGCTTGAGGACGTCAACACAATAGGATCTTACAGTTGGGGTAGTGCGACTCTAGCAAGCTTGTATCACTATCTTTGTAAGGCCTCACAGGCTAAGCAACATGAGATAGCGGGATTCCTACCACTACTACAG GTTTGGGCATGGGAGAGAATTACTGTTCTCAGGCCCCAGATATTAGCACAAAGAGACGCGAATACTGGTTTACCTAGGGGTCCACGCGCTACTAGATGGTTTGCACATTTTAGTTGGACCGACACTACCCAATATGTGTTGAAAGTTTTTAGGGATGCACTTGATTCCATGACGGAGGATCAG tttatttgggaaccATATTCTGATGAATTAATTGAGAGCCTTCCCGATTATTGTCGTGTTGGACGAAATATATGGCGTGCTAGAGTCACAATATTTTGTTGGGATGTTGTCGAGGTTCACTTGCCTGATCGAGTTATGAGGCAATTTGGAATGATACAGGAGATACCACCAACTCCGTTTGCATTTGATCCCACACATTTCAACCACGATCGTCGGGGAAGGCCAAATACAAATTGGGAATTGGAGCATGCACAATGGTTGCCATTTTGGCACCAACGACTTCGATACGTTATTAATGCACCGGTCAATCATGAATCACTTCGGTATGATGACCCCTACCTTGTTTGGTTCAGACGCATTACTCGTCTTGTTATTGGTAATCCTACTTCGCGTCCTCAGCGGCAACAAGGTTATGTGCCTAATGCAACGGTTTATGAAGCAATG GTGCGTTATATTCATTCAGTGGTTGATAAAGCAAAATCACTTGGTGATCAGCCATTATTTGAGGAATTTTATATGTTTCGTGCAATGGTGCGGAGTGAAGTTGAAAAGTGCTTGACATATGTGCACGAGGCTGATAGAATTCATTTACAAGCCGATTATAAAAAAGATGGAGTACATGCTGACCATATACGTCCCTCTGTTCGTAGGCGAGGAAAAGGTGGTGTTGCTGGTAGGAGGGAACGTGCTATTAAGAGAGATCAAGTGTCTATCGAAATGGATGAAATGCGTCAGGAAGATGCCCAAGCAGTCCCGGAAGATGATCTAGTAACAACAAATTGTGATATTAGTTCCACTTCAAGAGGCGACACTCACGAATTCACTCAGGCATCAGCTATGACATATCAACCAACAACTACTTAG
- the LOC132636493 gene encoding uncharacterized protein LOC132636493 isoform X3 — protein MFSFVEKYQEILQNQTQTQSEVDQCQAYYEAAGGVKKRRIYGLGSQAQIYYRLNLRSSSASDATSSVPPPNAQLAVTGNLDELVTRLIPALTDSIIPELTDRLLPIIIERVRGLSPSVSSQTDTPNDHPSFMAPIVPAPVTANIDQVHALVSGDDRGSPVSH, from the exons ATGTTTTCATTTGTG GAAAAATATCAAGAAATACTACAAAATCAGACACAGACTCAATCTGAAGTTGATCAATGTCAAGCCTATTACGAAGCTGCAGGAGGGgtaaagaaaagaagaatatatggtcttggatctcaAGCACAAATATATTACCGGCTGAATCTTCGTTCCTCTTCTGCTTCTGATGCTACATCCTCAGTACCACCTCCGAATGCTCAACTAGCAGTGACTGGAAATTTGGATGAGTTAGTGACACGATTAATTCCTGCACTGACTGATAGCATCATTCCTGAACTGACTGATCGCTTGCTTCCTATAATTATTGAGCGAGTACGTGGATTGAGTCCTTCTGTCTCTTCTCAGACAGACACTCCTAATGACCATCCATCATTTATGGCACCTATAGTTCCAGCTCCAGTTACTGCCAACATTGATCAAGTTCATGCATTGGTTTCTGGTGATGATCGTGGCTCTCCAGTCTCTCATTAG
- the LOC132636493 gene encoding uncharacterized protein LOC132636493 isoform X2 produces MMENLLLEKYQEILQNQTQTQSEVDQCQAYYEAAGGVKKRRIYGLGSQAQIYYRLNLRSSSASDATSSVPPPNAQLAVTGNLDELVTRLIPALTDSIIPELTDRLLPIIIERVRGLSPSVSSQTDTPNDHPSFMAPIVPAPVTANIDQVHALVSGDDRGSPVSH; encoded by the exons ATGATGGAAAATCTTTTGTTG GAAAAATATCAAGAAATACTACAAAATCAGACACAGACTCAATCTGAAGTTGATCAATGTCAAGCCTATTACGAAGCTGCAGGAGGGgtaaagaaaagaagaatatatggtcttggatctcaAGCACAAATATATTACCGGCTGAATCTTCGTTCCTCTTCTGCTTCTGATGCTACATCCTCAGTACCACCTCCGAATGCTCAACTAGCAGTGACTGGAAATTTGGATGAGTTAGTGACACGATTAATTCCTGCACTGACTGATAGCATCATTCCTGAACTGACTGATCGCTTGCTTCCTATAATTATTGAGCGAGTACGTGGATTGAGTCCTTCTGTCTCTTCTCAGACAGACACTCCTAATGACCATCCATCATTTATGGCACCTATAGTTCCAGCTCCAGTTACTGCCAACATTGATCAAGTTCATGCATTGGTTTCTGGTGATGATCGTGGCTCTCCAGTCTCTCATTAG